Proteins from a genomic interval of Clostridium sp. 'deep sea':
- a CDS encoding YheC/YheD family protein, which translates to MSAYYYQRVCSKMKKTKIYQKNRHVKPYIPETIFLNTNNLTYMLNKYPMVVFKPNIGERGIFVGSISRTSVLGQYDIHYLTDIQKNLYMDEVINFISKLAPKKRFLLQQGIDLIKHQHKPVDIRAVVQKPYDYWLVTGYIARIAADNKMVTNLDSGGKGLPLNSFLKSTDLTKQEIVKLKKSIIFISKNIANTLTKRYPHLRELGVDFGVDNNLYPWVLEVNTWPGYWRFKYFKDKSLYYKIHRNHKIIVSSSKKIIH; encoded by the coding sequence ATGTCAGCTTACTACTATCAACGTGTTTGTAGTAAAATGAAAAAAACCAAAATATATCAAAAGAACAGACATGTTAAACCGTATATACCCGAAACTATTTTTTTAAATACTAATAATTTAACATACATGCTCAATAAATATCCTATGGTAGTTTTTAAACCTAATATTGGTGAACGGGGTATATTTGTAGGCTCTATTAGCAGAACTAGTGTTTTAGGGCAATATGATATTCATTATTTAACAGATATTCAGAAAAACCTTTATATGGACGAGGTAATTAATTTTATTAGTAAACTAGCTCCCAAAAAACGATTTTTGCTACAACAAGGTATTGACCTAATAAAACATCAGCATAAACCAGTAGATATACGAGCAGTTGTACAAAAACCTTATGACTATTGGCTAGTAACTGGCTATATTGCCAGAATCGCAGCAGATAATAAAATGGTCACAAATCTCGACAGCGGGGGCAAAGGCCTGCCTTTAAATAGTTTTTTAAAGTCTACTGACTTAACTAAGCAAGAGATTGTTAAGCTTAAAAAATCTATAATATTTATCTCAAAAAATATTGCCAATACCTTAACAAAAAGATACCCTCATCTAAGAGAACTGGGGGTAGATTTTGGTGTTGATAATAATTTGTATCCTTGGGTATTAGAGGTTAATACTTGGCCTGGTTATTGGCGTTTTAAGTATTTTAAAGATAAGTCTTTGTATTACAAAATTCATCGCAATCATAAAATAATTGTTAGTTCCTCAAAAAAAATAATCCATTAA
- the ppdK gene encoding pyruvate, phosphate dikinase encodes MKNKKYVYLFKDGNASMRSLLGGKGANLAEMTNIGLPVPPGFTITTEACNEYYDIGEKLPLGLEQQLELGIKNVEQQLNKEFGNTNKPLLFSVRSGASISMPGMMDTILNLGLNDKTVLGLIKASNNECFALDCYRRFIQMFGDVAMNIPHFLFEQILNSIKQKQGVEYDYQLTAESLKQIIEQYKELYLKHTNEEFPQDPYKQLLLAINAVFNSWNSDRAVYYRNYNKIAHDLGTAVNIQAMVFGNLGDDCGTGVAFTRNPSTGVNQIYGEYLFNAQGEDVVSGSRTPLPISELEKDMPAIYNQLLKICSILEKHYKNMQDIEFTIEKEKLYLLQTRNGKRTAAASIKIAVDLVKEGLITKEQALLMVDAKQISQLLHPNIENTNDLNTIAKGLPASPGAASGMVVFSADKAEKLGNEGENVILVRNETTPDDIHGLVMSQGVLTSRGGMTSHAAVVARGMGKPAVCGCEQIKINFKEKYFVTTNTRVHEGDIISIDGATGLVILGLVAMSLPKLADEFTEFLAWADEVKKLGVRANADNGEDALKAREFGATGIGLTRTEHMFMEKERLPIVQKMILADTLNERKEYLQKLLPYQKQDFYEILKAMQGYHVCIRLLDPPLHEFLPNKEDLKVELTELKLRNADLNIIKTKEALLKKIESLHEFNPMLGHRGCRLAITYPEIYAMQAQAIFLAVAELVKQGYEVLPEVEIPLIVDVKELELLKKQTIEIAEQIMQEHNVKFSYTIGTMIELPRAALTADEIAKEADFFSFGTNDLTQTTFGFSRDDAESKFMQHYLDAKILKNNPFVTLDRSSVGKLMDIAITLGKQTNPNILIGICGEHGGDPESIALCNELGLDFVSCSTYRVPIARLAAAQAELKQRKELV; translated from the coding sequence ATGAAAAACAAAAAGTATGTTTACTTATTTAAAGATGGTAATGCAAGTATGAGATCATTACTGGGTGGTAAAGGGGCAAACTTAGCTGAAATGACCAATATAGGCTTACCAGTACCCCCTGGGTTTACAATTACCACTGAGGCGTGTAACGAGTATTATGATATAGGTGAAAAGCTACCTTTAGGATTAGAACAGCAGCTAGAGTTAGGAATAAAGAATGTAGAACAGCAGCTAAATAAAGAGTTTGGCAATACTAATAAACCATTGCTTTTTTCAGTAAGATCGGGTGCAAGTATTTCTATGCCCGGTATGATGGATACCATTTTAAACTTAGGATTAAACGATAAAACAGTTTTAGGCTTAATCAAGGCCAGCAATAATGAGTGTTTTGCCTTAGACTGTTACCGAAGATTTATTCAAATGTTTGGTGATGTTGCTATGAACATTCCCCATTTTTTATTTGAGCAAATTCTCAATAGTATCAAGCAAAAACAAGGTGTAGAATACGACTATCAGTTAACTGCTGAATCGTTAAAGCAAATTATAGAGCAGTATAAGGAGCTATACTTAAAGCACACTAATGAAGAGTTTCCCCAAGACCCTTATAAACAGTTATTATTAGCGATTAATGCAGTATTTAACTCTTGGAATAGTGATAGAGCAGTTTATTATCGTAATTATAATAAAATTGCGCATGATTTAGGTACAGCTGTTAATATTCAAGCTATGGTATTTGGCAACTTAGGTGATGATTGTGGTACTGGAGTAGCCTTTACCCGTAACCCATCAACAGGAGTTAACCAAATTTATGGCGAGTATTTATTTAATGCCCAGGGAGAAGATGTTGTTTCTGGCAGTCGTACTCCGTTACCTATTAGTGAATTAGAGAAGGATATGCCAGCTATTTATAATCAGCTTCTTAAAATTTGCAGCATTCTTGAAAAACATTATAAAAATATGCAGGACATTGAGTTTACAATAGAAAAAGAAAAACTTTATCTTTTACAAACTCGTAATGGTAAACGTACTGCTGCAGCCTCAATTAAAATAGCTGTAGACTTAGTAAAAGAGGGTTTAATTACTAAAGAGCAGGCTTTACTAATGGTTGATGCCAAACAAATAAGTCAACTATTACACCCCAATATTGAAAACACTAATGATTTAAACACAATAGCTAAGGGTTTGCCTGCCTCACCAGGGGCTGCCTCTGGTATGGTAGTTTTTAGTGCTGACAAAGCCGAAAAGCTTGGCAATGAGGGTGAAAATGTAATACTAGTACGTAACGAGACCACCCCAGACGATATCCACGGCTTAGTAATGTCGCAAGGAGTCTTAACTAGCAGAGGTGGTATGACAAGTCATGCAGCTGTAGTAGCAAGGGGTATGGGCAAACCAGCAGTGTGTGGTTGTGAGCAAATTAAAATTAATTTTAAAGAGAAATACTTTGTAACAACTAACACTAGGGTGCATGAAGGAGATATTATCTCTATAGATGGCGCAACTGGCTTAGTAATACTAGGCTTAGTAGCCATGTCATTACCTAAACTAGCAGATGAGTTTACAGAGTTTTTAGCTTGGGCAGATGAGGTAAAAAAACTTGGTGTTAGAGCCAACGCAGATAATGGCGAAGATGCCTTAAAGGCTCGTGAATTTGGTGCTACAGGCATAGGACTTACCAGAACAGAGCACATGTTTATGGAAAAAGAACGTTTACCTATAGTACAAAAAATGATATTAGCAGATACCCTTAACGAGCGCAAAGAATATTTGCAAAAGCTATTACCATATCAAAAACAAGATTTTTATGAAATTTTAAAAGCCATGCAAGGATATCACGTGTGTATAAGATTATTAGACCCTCCTTTGCATGAGTTTTTACCAAACAAAGAAGACTTAAAAGTAGAACTTACTGAACTAAAGCTAAGAAATGCAGATTTAAATATAATTAAAACTAAAGAAGCTTTACTTAAAAAAATAGAATCTTTACACGAATTTAACCCAATGCTTGGACATAGGGGTTGTCGTTTAGCAATAACTTATCCAGAGATTTATGCTATGCAAGCACAAGCCATATTTTTAGCTGTGGCTGAGTTGGTTAAACAGGGTTATGAAGTATTGCCAGAGGTAGAGATTCCTTTAATCGTCGATGTAAAAGAACTAGAATTACTAAAAAAACAAACTATCGAGATTGCAGAACAAATAATGCAAGAGCACAATGTTAAGTTTAGCTATACCATTGGTACCATGATTGAATTACCTAGAGCAGCACTAACAGCAGATGAAATAGCAAAAGAGGCTGATTTCTTCTCATTTGGCACCAATGACTTAACCCAAACAACATTCGGATTCTCTAGAGATGATGCCGAAAGTAAATTTATGCAACACTATTTAGATGCTAAAATCTTAAAAAATAACCCATTTGTAACCCTAGACCGCTCGAGTGTAGGCAAACTAATGGATATAGCGATAACTTTAGGTAAACAAACTAACCCTAATATACTAATTGGTATATGTGGAGAACACGGTGGAGACCCAGAGTCAATAGCATTATGTAATGAACTAGGGCTAGACTTTGTAAGTTGTTCAACCTACCGAGTTCCCATTGCTCGCTTAGCAGCAGCTCAAGCAGAACTTAAACAAAGAAAAGAATTAGTGTAA
- a CDS encoding MerR family transcriptional regulator, translating into MVRIGDVSKAYGVSNRTLRYWESAGLIKSTRLTNGYRYFNNDNIVKVKQIVLLRKLNLPLQDISQIFNSTELATIVKVLENHLYKTEQHIDYLKSIKLLLKKLIVIVDSKQSLSSAFNAIDTPNNVAFNELKNALQIALSERKLNLSNVYSSNDVRIVSISKMMVASYRVISKTPEQDCHQQLNKLIVKNNLHQQLGFRIYGYGFNNSEGKYGYEMWVTIAQDFEVKDPYIKKEVATGLYAAIPAYLPIVGERWDQLNSWVEESDIYKLDWRPKDNRHYLEQCIDCFSFNAEKNDANRQLDLLLPIVKINNQEQLSPQIHMQLEPQIVTLPTIILAGCLFEQKENTKLWSKKIPWYKLANSIYKAGDNCSAKIIAGNNTFSLVYGDSTTKAFYLNKNKAIVNSVFAAVQIKQSFKTYPNKLHEKELKGKSYLVFSTWIDPEKVGLKKLKSKQLYLAASEYCEANDCKVDFSYYLEREYRKDGKYVDKIEICIPLK; encoded by the coding sequence ATGGTTAGAATTGGTGATGTTTCAAAGGCCTATGGTGTTTCAAATAGAACTTTACGTTATTGGGAGAGTGCTGGTTTAATTAAAAGCACCAGATTAACTAATGGCTATCGCTACTTTAATAATGATAATATTGTTAAAGTAAAGCAAATTGTTTTGTTAAGAAAACTAAACTTGCCTTTACAGGATATTAGCCAAATATTTAACTCTACTGAGTTAGCTACTATTGTTAAGGTATTAGAAAATCATTTATATAAAACTGAGCAACACATTGACTACCTTAAGTCCATTAAGCTATTACTTAAAAAACTTATAGTTATAGTAGATTCTAAACAGAGCTTATCCTCAGCCTTTAATGCGATAGATACACCCAATAATGTAGCATTTAATGAACTAAAAAACGCACTTCAAATAGCACTCTCAGAAAGGAAATTGAATTTGAGTAATGTGTATAGCTCAAATGATGTGAGAATAGTTAGCATATCTAAAATGATGGTAGCGAGTTACAGAGTAATAAGTAAAACTCCTGAACAGGACTGTCATCAACAGCTTAATAAGCTAATAGTAAAAAATAACTTACATCAGCAGTTAGGCTTTAGAATTTATGGCTATGGTTTTAATAATAGCGAAGGAAAGTATGGCTATGAAATGTGGGTTACAATAGCCCAAGATTTTGAGGTTAAAGATCCATATATTAAAAAAGAAGTAGCTACAGGGTTATATGCCGCTATTCCAGCTTATTTACCTATTGTAGGAGAGCGTTGGGATCAACTGAATAGCTGGGTTGAAGAAAGCGACATCTATAAACTTGACTGGAGACCAAAAGATAATCGCCACTATTTAGAGCAGTGTATAGATTGTTTTAGTTTTAATGCTGAAAAAAATGACGCCAATAGGCAGTTAGATTTACTACTGCCTATTGTAAAAATAAATAATCAAGAGCAACTAAGCCCTCAAATACATATGCAGTTAGAGCCACAAATAGTAACATTGCCAACTATTATATTAGCAGGCTGTTTATTTGAGCAAAAAGAAAATACTAAGCTCTGGAGCAAAAAAATACCCTGGTATAAGTTAGCTAACAGTATATATAAAGCAGGTGATAATTGTTCTGCTAAAATAATTGCTGGCAATAACACTTTTAGTTTAGTATATGGAGATTCTACAACTAAGGCTTTTTACTTAAATAAAAATAAAGCAATAGTGAATAGTGTATTTGCTGCTGTGCAAATTAAGCAGAGCTTTAAGACTTATCCTAATAAGCTACATGAAAAAGAGCTTAAAGGCAAGAGCTACCTAGTATTTAGTACTTGGATAGACCCAGAAAAGGTTGGGTTAAAAAAGCTAAAGAGCAAACAATTATATCTTGCAGCAAGTGAATATTGTGAAGCAAATGACTGTAAAGTAGACTTTAGTTATTATCTTGAGAGAGAGTATAGAAAAGACGGTAAATATGTAGATAAAATCGAGATATGTATTCCTTTAAAATGA
- a CDS encoding ATP-binding cassette domain-containing protein, producing MLKQVQIDTKTWDTEDNLAINITNVTKTFEQWQRTNNFKDIISNLIKPQKRTITALDNVSFQVKKGEFVAYAGANGAGKSTTMKLLAGMLMPKNGDISILGLSPKRNRIKLMHKLGVLFGNRTELWWDHPIIQSYEWKKVVWNIDKKRYNKMLDMVVELLDLKGILNTFARELSLGQRMKADLGLMLLHEPQVILLDEPTLGLDVLAKRNMIDFLKRINKENKVTVVVTSHDMDDLEEMAHRIILLSKGKIAYDGGFKKLRASIGVNKTITITTKGTLSPVFNNAKLLSSEQNIHEYQLNKGVNIASLLTEIAQLNEVIDIETNRAPIEKIVAKLYKEWR from the coding sequence ATGTTAAAACAGGTGCAAATAGATACAAAGACATGGGACACCGAAGATAACCTAGCTATAAACATTACAAACGTTACAAAAACCTTTGAGCAGTGGCAAAGAACTAATAACTTTAAAGATATAATAAGTAACCTAATAAAACCCCAAAAAAGAACCATTACAGCCTTAGATAATGTATCTTTTCAGGTTAAAAAAGGGGAGTTTGTGGCTTATGCAGGTGCTAATGGAGCAGGTAAAAGCACTACAATGAAGCTCTTAGCTGGCATGTTAATGCCTAAAAACGGAGATATAAGTATTTTAGGTTTATCTCCAAAACGTAATCGAATTAAACTCATGCATAAGCTTGGCGTGTTATTTGGTAACCGAACCGAGCTCTGGTGGGATCACCCTATTATTCAGAGTTATGAGTGGAAAAAAGTTGTGTGGAACATTGATAAAAAAAGATATAACAAAATGTTAGATATGGTAGTAGAATTATTAGATCTAAAAGGCATCTTAAATACCTTTGCCAGAGAGTTATCATTAGGGCAAAGAATGAAAGCCGACTTAGGATTAATGCTTTTACATGAACCCCAAGTTATACTGCTAGATGAACCAACTTTAGGCTTAGATGTACTAGCAAAAAGAAACATGATTGACTTTTTAAAAAGAATAAACAAAGAAAACAAGGTAACCGTAGTGGTTACTAGCCATGACATGGATGACCTTGAGGAAATGGCCCACAGAATAATTCTTTTATCTAAAGGTAAAATAGCCTATGATGGTGGTTTTAAAAAGCTAAGAGCTAGTATAGGTGTTAATAAGACTATTACAATAACTACTAAAGGCACTTTATCCCCTGTATTTAATAACGCCAAATTGCTAAGTAGCGAGCAAAATATTCACGAGTATCAGCTCAATAAGGGAGTAAATATTGCTTCATTATTAACTGAAATAGCTCAACTAAATGAGGTTATAGATATTGAGACCAATAGAGCTCCTATTGAAAAAATAGTAGCAAAATTGTATAAAGAGTGGCGATAA